From Mucilaginibacter rubeus, a single genomic window includes:
- a CDS encoding hydrogen peroxide-inducible genes activator, with protein MTITQLEYIVAVDTYRSFVLAAEKCFVTQPTLSMQVQKLEDTLGVKIFDRSKQPVVPTEIGIEIISQARVMLSESEKIKEIISDRQKELSGELRVGIIPTVSPYILPKIIHGFIEKYPQVKLIVWEQTTEEIIQQLKLGMLDCGILSTPLHESNLTEIPVFYENFVAYVSKNSKLSKKKNIVPDDIDMEEIWILNEGHCMREQVLNICQRRKSTRGFQHFEYNTGSVETLKRMVDQNNGATILPELALSELSEKQLDKVRYFKSPEPAREVSIVIQRNFLKRRMIEALKAEILEFVPKRMKSKKKKEVMDI; from the coding sequence ATGACTATTACACAACTGGAGTATATTGTGGCGGTTGATACCTACCGAAGCTTTGTTTTGGCCGCCGAAAAATGTTTTGTTACCCAGCCAACGCTGAGTATGCAGGTACAAAAACTGGAAGATACACTTGGTGTCAAGATTTTTGACAGGAGCAAACAACCGGTAGTCCCTACTGAAATAGGCATTGAAATCATTAGCCAGGCACGTGTAATGCTGTCTGAAAGCGAAAAGATCAAAGAGATCATTTCCGACAGACAAAAGGAACTTTCAGGAGAATTAAGAGTTGGCATTATTCCTACCGTATCTCCTTATATCTTACCCAAAATCATTCATGGTTTTATCGAAAAATATCCGCAGGTAAAACTGATTGTGTGGGAACAAACCACCGAGGAAATCATTCAGCAGTTAAAACTGGGTATGTTGGATTGCGGGATCCTCTCCACGCCGCTGCATGAAAGTAACCTTACGGAGATCCCGGTGTTTTATGAAAACTTTGTGGCCTATGTATCCAAAAACAGTAAGCTTTCTAAAAAGAAAAACATCGTTCCGGATGATATAGATATGGAGGAGATCTGGATCTTAAACGAAGGTCATTGCATGCGCGAACAGGTATTGAACATTTGCCAGCGACGTAAATCAACCCGGGGTTTTCAACATTTTGAATACAACACGGGCAGCGTTGAAACCCTTAAACGTATGGTCGACCAAAATAATGGGGCCACCATCCTACCCGAACTGGCCTTGTCCGAACTAAGTGAAAAGCAACTGGATAAAGTGCGCTACTTTAAATCGCCTGAGCCGGCGCGCGAGGTAAGCATTGTGATACAGCGCAATTTTTTAAAACGCCGCATGATTGAAGCTTTAAAAGCTGAGATACTGGAGTTTGTACCTAAACGAATGAAAAGCAAAAAGAAAAAGGAAGTGATGGATATTTAA
- a CDS encoding PepSY-associated TM helix domain-containing protein, with amino-acid sequence MTPFKKALLFIHRWLGFISGLVVFIVSITGCIFCFQDEIQDAIHSYRKVEIQNKPYIAPSILKAEALKGRKGATASYVYYYGIGRPAGVLVTDKKEGLLFVYQNPYTGKIIHTESPTTNFFIIVEYIHLYLLLPANIGTLVVGISVIIFVVLMITGIVLWWPKRKSDRKRSFTIKWGGRWRRVNYDLHNVLGFYATSVAIILAITGLSISFDWMREGIYAAANLGKAHPEEKAVFKSDSLLNGKIDTTQVINKAYLSAKATSPKAEMFLIYDDATKAGAIGVTAYAQALHYYESDTYSFDKYTGKLLNRTAHEQKSAGMKMNNMNYDIHVGQILGLPGKIIAFLASLICASLPITGFIIWLGKRKKTKSKKVKSVVHRRTVRQHLPAK; translated from the coding sequence ATGACGCCTTTTAAAAAAGCACTACTATTCATACATCGCTGGCTCGGATTTATATCCGGGCTTGTGGTGTTTATAGTGAGTATCACCGGCTGTATTTTCTGTTTTCAGGACGAAATCCAGGATGCCATACACAGCTACCGTAAGGTTGAGATACAAAACAAGCCATACATAGCGCCATCAATCCTTAAAGCTGAGGCGCTAAAAGGCCGCAAAGGAGCTACCGCCAGTTATGTTTATTATTATGGCATCGGTCGCCCGGCAGGAGTCTTGGTAACCGATAAGAAAGAAGGTCTGCTGTTTGTGTACCAGAACCCTTACACCGGTAAGATCATACATACCGAAAGCCCAACTACAAATTTCTTCATCATTGTTGAATATATCCACTTGTACCTGTTGCTACCAGCCAATATTGGGACTTTAGTGGTAGGCATTTCGGTAATTATTTTTGTAGTGCTGATGATTACCGGTATTGTACTCTGGTGGCCAAAACGCAAAAGCGATCGCAAACGCAGCTTCACTATTAAATGGGGCGGTCGCTGGAGAAGGGTGAATTATGACCTGCATAACGTTTTAGGTTTTTATGCAACAAGTGTGGCTATCATATTAGCCATAACCGGTCTTTCCATATCATTTGACTGGATGCGCGAAGGGATTTACGCAGCCGCTAATCTGGGCAAAGCACATCCCGAAGAAAAGGCAGTTTTCAAGTCGGACTCATTATTGAATGGCAAAATAGATACTACCCAGGTTATCAACAAAGCTTACCTGTCTGCTAAAGCAACTTCACCAAAGGCCGAAATGTTTTTAATTTATGACGATGCAACAAAAGCGGGCGCAATTGGTGTAACCGCGTATGCACAGGCCCTGCACTACTATGAAAGCGATACCTACTCATTCGATAAGTACACCGGAAAGCTGCTGAACCGCACAGCGCACGAGCAAAAAAGTGCCGGCATGAAGATGAATAACATGAACTATGATATTCACGTAGGTCAGATCCTTGGGCTTCCCGGTAAGATCATCGCTTTTTTGGCCAGTCTAATTTGTGCCAGCTTGCCCATTACCGGCTTCATTATCTGGCTGGGCAAACGCAAAAAAACCAAATCAAAAAAGGTTAAATCAGTAGTGCATCGCCGCACTGTAAGGCAGCATTTACCGGCTAAGTAA
- a CDS encoding amino acid permease, protein MIKKPIETLLRESKEEGEHSLKRSLGPVNLILIGIGIIIGAGLFSLTGIAAGQHSGPAVTISFLIAAVGCAFAALCYAEFSAMIPVAGSAYTYSYATMGELFAWIIGWDLALEYAVGAATVAISWSQYLTKFLSWFDLYLPPQLTLSPFETAKAANGDVINGIINLPAALIVILVTSIIIRGTKGSALVNAIIVTLKVGVVLVFIAVGWSFINPQNYHPYIPQNTGVWGDYGWSGILRGAGLVFFVFIGFDAVSTAAQEAKNPQRNMPIGIIGSLLICTVLFIVFAHVMTGMANYKEFIGSGAPVAIAIEKTHYQWLSKAIVLAILIGYTSVILVDLLGQSRVFFSMSKDGLLPKVFSEIHPKFRTPWKSNIMLCAFIALFAAFVPIRVVGEMTSIGTLLAFVMVCAGVLILRKQQPNIHRPFKTPLVPLVPVLGILTCFAMMTFLPGDTWLRLIIWLAIGLVIYYTYGKKNSVIRRMLEDKHQRY, encoded by the coding sequence ATGATCAAAAAGCCCATTGAAACCCTGCTCCGCGAATCAAAGGAAGAAGGCGAACATTCATTAAAACGCTCGTTAGGGCCGGTTAACCTGATTTTAATTGGGATAGGCATCATTATAGGGGCAGGTTTATTTTCCTTAACAGGGATAGCAGCTGGTCAGCATTCGGGCCCGGCGGTAACTATATCTTTCCTGATAGCCGCTGTAGGTTGTGCATTTGCCGCGCTTTGTTATGCCGAGTTTTCGGCCATGATTCCTGTTGCAGGGAGCGCTTATACCTACTCATACGCCACCATGGGCGAGCTTTTTGCCTGGATCATAGGCTGGGACCTTGCACTTGAATATGCCGTGGGGGCGGCAACGGTGGCCATTAGCTGGTCGCAATATCTTACCAAATTTTTATCGTGGTTTGATCTGTATTTGCCGCCGCAACTGACACTTTCGCCTTTTGAAACGGCCAAGGCTGCTAATGGGGATGTTATAAACGGGATTATTAATTTACCCGCTGCCTTAATTGTGATCCTGGTTACCAGCATCATTATCCGCGGTACCAAAGGTTCGGCATTGGTTAATGCTATTATAGTAACCCTGAAAGTAGGGGTGGTGTTGGTGTTTATAGCTGTGGGCTGGTCGTTCATTAACCCGCAGAATTATCATCCATACATTCCGCAAAATACCGGTGTTTGGGGCGATTATGGCTGGTCGGGTATATTGAGAGGGGCAGGACTGGTATTCTTTGTATTTATCGGTTTCGATGCCGTATCAACCGCGGCGCAGGAGGCTAAGAACCCGCAACGTAATATGCCTATTGGTATCATTGGTTCATTACTGATTTGTACGGTATTATTTATCGTGTTTGCGCACGTCATGACGGGGATGGCCAATTATAAAGAGTTTATAGGTTCAGGCGCTCCCGTTGCTATCGCCATCGAAAAAACACATTACCAATGGCTAAGCAAGGCTATTGTATTGGCTATATTGATAGGTTATACTTCGGTGATCCTGGTAGATCTGTTGGGACAATCACGCGTGTTTTTCTCTATGTCGAAAGATGGATTGTTACCCAAAGTATTTTCAGAGATTCACCCTAAATTTCGTACCCCCTGGAAATCGAATATAATGCTTTGCGCTTTTATTGCCCTATTTGCTGCCTTTGTGCCGATACGTGTAGTCGGCGAAATGACCAGTATTGGTACCCTGCTTGCATTTGTAATGGTTTGCGCGGGTGTACTTATTTTACGTAAACAACAGCCCAATATTCACCGACCATTTAAAACGCCGCTTGTTCCATTGGTGCCTGTATTGGGGATATTGACTTGCTTTGCCATGATGACATTTTTACCGGGCGATACCTGGTTGCGTTTGATCATCTGGCTTGCAATTGGTTTGGTTATCTATTATACTTACGGCAAAAAGAACAGTGTTATCCGCAGAATGCTTGAGGATAAGCACCAGCGCTACTAA
- a CDS encoding TonB-dependent receptor yields the protein MNQPLQAFKKLFPLTILALLLLINTLPTLAQQARGTLKGKVITIKNDPAENVSVTLKGTKFGTITDENGLFEIKAPEGNYTLVISEVGAKGQEKSVSVKAGQTTNLQTITVDNTVHGLQEVNINANKTNKFKRTRSEDVAKMPLANLENPQVYNTISSQLIQEQLIFSVDDALRNTPGLQKMWDATGRGGDGGAYFNSRGFIVQSSIRNGIAGKVTNSVDAANIERIEVIKGPSGTLFGNALTSYGGLINRVTKKPYDTFGGEVSLSGGNFGFYRGSADINTPLDKDKKVLFRLNTAFNHDGSFQNNGFSRNLVIDPSIVYKANDRLTISADAELSYGKNVGKTIYFFPYGLTVEQMGFSSPDKSNIDYRQSYHGDGLTQISQNKNFYGEVKYKISDAWTSRTNLSYTHSYSDGHGLYYYLLPGDMISRNDQATRNSKDDMFEVQQNFNGDFKIGKFRNRFVGGLDFFRENSQQYFYGSTLDTVSVTGNHNYSNFNGAALDAMYAAGNIGFTYPAMYKRNTYSAYISDVFNITDELMASAGLRVDRFDNKGNYDPVSEKTSGAYKQTAFSPKFGLVYQPVKDHVSLFANYQNSFNNQTGTTENNKPLKPEQANQIEGGVKLDLFDGKLSSTVSYYDIKVKDIVRPSTVNPVLSVQDGTQFSKGFEAEVIANPLPGLNLTAGFTYNNSKLTKTADATVEGLRPATAGSPYQANFWASYKIQQGAVKGLGFGIGGNYASDNKVINSRTLGVFTLPSYTILNASAFYDTNRYRFGAKIDNFNNQKYWVGYGTVNPQKLRSFALSATYKF from the coding sequence ATGAATCAACCCCTACAAGCTTTCAAAAAGCTATTTCCTCTCACAATTTTAGCGCTATTGCTGCTTATTAATACACTCCCTACTCTGGCGCAGCAAGCAAGGGGTACTCTAAAAGGTAAAGTTATTACCATAAAAAACGATCCGGCCGAAAACGTATCGGTAACACTTAAAGGCACCAAGTTTGGCACTATTACCGACGAAAATGGACTCTTCGAAATCAAAGCTCCTGAAGGTAACTACACACTGGTTATATCTGAAGTTGGCGCTAAAGGCCAGGAAAAATCCGTAAGCGTAAAGGCAGGTCAAACAACCAATCTTCAAACCATAACCGTTGATAATACCGTTCATGGCTTACAGGAAGTAAATATCAACGCAAACAAAACCAATAAATTTAAACGCACCCGCAGCGAAGATGTAGCTAAAATGCCATTAGCTAACCTCGAAAATCCGCAGGTTTACAACACAATTAGCAGCCAGTTGATCCAGGAACAACTAATTTTTTCTGTTGATGACGCGCTCAGGAATACCCCGGGTTTACAAAAAATGTGGGATGCAACCGGTCGCGGTGGTGATGGTGGCGCTTATTTCAACAGCCGTGGTTTTATAGTACAAAGCTCTATCCGTAACGGCATTGCCGGTAAGGTTACCAACAGCGTTGATGCAGCAAATATTGAAAGAATTGAGGTGATCAAAGGCCCGTCAGGTACTTTGTTTGGTAATGCATTAACATCATACGGCGGTTTAATCAACCGTGTAACCAAAAAGCCTTATGACACCTTTGGTGGTGAAGTGAGCTTATCGGGCGGCAACTTCGGTTTTTACCGTGGTAGCGCAGATATCAACACTCCTCTTGATAAAGATAAAAAAGTACTATTCCGCTTAAATACCGCGTTTAACCACGACGGCAGTTTCCAGAATAATGGTTTTTCCCGCAACCTGGTTATCGACCCAAGCATCGTTTACAAAGCTAACGACAGGTTAACCATCAGTGCCGATGCAGAACTGTCTTACGGTAAAAACGTAGGCAAAACTATCTACTTTTTCCCTTATGGGCTAACTGTTGAACAAATGGGTTTCAGCAGTCCTGATAAGTCAAATATTGATTACAGGCAAAGCTACCACGGTGACGGCCTTACCCAGATATCACAAAACAAAAACTTCTATGGCGAAGTAAAATACAAGATCTCTGATGCCTGGACCTCACGTACCAACCTGAGCTATACACATAGCTATTCAGATGGCCATGGTCTTTATTATTATCTATTGCCAGGCGATATGATTTCGCGAAACGATCAGGCTACCCGCAACAGCAAGGATGACATGTTCGAGGTTCAACAAAACTTTAACGGCGATTTCAAAATAGGCAAGTTCCGTAACAGATTTGTTGGCGGTCTGGATTTCTTCAGGGAAAATTCGCAGCAGTATTTCTACGGCAGTACACTTGATACCGTATCAGTAACCGGCAACCACAACTACAGCAATTTTAACGGTGCCGCGCTGGACGCCATGTATGCAGCAGGTAACATAGGTTTTACCTATCCGGCCATGTACAAACGTAATACTTATAGTGCTTATATTTCAGATGTATTTAACATTACCGATGAGTTAATGGCATCTGCAGGTTTACGTGTAGACAGGTTTGATAATAAAGGCAATTACGACCCGGTTTCAGAAAAAACTTCCGGCGCTTACAAACAAACCGCGTTCTCTCCAAAATTTGGCCTGGTTTATCAGCCGGTGAAAGACCACGTATCGTTATTTGCCAACTACCAAAACAGCTTTAACAACCAAACCGGTACTACCGAAAACAACAAACCACTTAAACCTGAGCAGGCCAATCAAATTGAAGGTGGTGTAAAGTTGGATCTGTTTGATGGCAAATTAAGCAGTACCGTAAGCTACTATGATATCAAGGTAAAAGATATTGTACGCCCGTCTACCGTAAACCCGGTGCTTTCTGTACAGGATGGCACGCAATTCAGCAAAGGTTTTGAAGCCGAGGTAATCGCAAACCCGCTACCGGGTTTAAACTTAACCGCTGGCTTTACTTACAATAATTCAAAGCTTACCAAAACTGCCGATGCTACGGTTGAAGGTCTGCGTCCGGCAACAGCGGGTTCACCTTACCAGGCTAACTTCTGGGCAAGCTACAAAATTCAACAAGGCGCAGTTAAAGGTTTAGGCTTTGGTATTGGCGGCAATTATGCCAGCGATAACAAAGTTATCAACAGCCGCACCTTAGGCGTATTTACACTGCCATCATATACTATACTGAATGCCTCAGCATTTTACGATACCAACAGGTACAGGTTCGGCGCCAAGATAGATAACTTTAATAACCAGAAATACTGGGTAGGTTACGGCACCGTGAACCCTCAAAAATTAAGAAGCTTTGCACTGAGCGCTACCTATAAATTTTAA
- a CDS encoding nucleoside deaminase, whose amino-acid sequence MRYISFEDEASISPDEYFMGEALKEARYAFEEDEIPIGAIVVYNGRIIGRGHNLTERLNDVSAHAEMQALTAAANLMGGKYLQGCTLYVTMEPCVMCAGASYWFQVSKIVFGAYDNKLGFGRINQKITHPKTVITGGIREAECSQLVKDFFKGKRKKG is encoded by the coding sequence ATGAGATATATCAGTTTTGAGGATGAGGCCTCGATATCGCCCGACGAATATTTCATGGGCGAGGCTTTAAAAGAAGCCCGTTACGCGTTTGAGGAAGATGAGATTCCTATCGGTGCAATAGTTGTTTATAATGGCCGGATTATAGGTCGCGGACACAACCTTACCGAGCGCCTTAATGATGTATCGGCCCATGCCGAAATGCAGGCGCTTACCGCCGCTGCTAATTTAATGGGGGGGAAATATCTACAGGGCTGTACTTTATATGTTACTATGGAGCCCTGCGTTATGTGCGCCGGGGCATCATACTGGTTCCAGGTAAGCAAGATCGTGTTTGGGGCGTATGATAACAAATTGGGATTCGGTCGTATCAATCAAAAAATAACCCATCCTAAAACTGTAATTACCGGGGGCATCCGCGAAGCCGAATGCAGCCAGCTGGTTAAAGATTTTTTTAAGGGGAAGAGGAAAAAGGGTTAA
- a CDS encoding catalase, producing METNKKKLTTASGRPYVEDENSMTAGPRGPILLQDYILHEKMAHFNRERIPERVVHAKGSGAYGTFTVTHDISKYTRAKLFNTIGKQTKLFLRFSTVGGEKGSADTERDPRGFAIKFYTEDGNWDLVGNNTPVFFIKDPKKFSDFIHTQKRDPYTNCKSATMVWDFWSLNPESLHQVTILMSDRGTPYGYRHMDGFGSHTFSFINAQNERFWVKFHFKTQQGIKNFTDAEAGEMRGKNPDFAQHDLLTAIDNGDFPKWTLKIQVMPEADAKTYHINPFDLTKVWPHADYPLIDVGVLELNENPDNYFAHVEQAAFAPAHVIDGVGYSPDKMLQGRILSYPDAHRYRLGGNYEQIPVNKCPYLVSNYQRDGQIAVNGNGGSNPNYFPNSFDDIEIDQSYKEPAWDFGSPVGDWYDRNAEGENDHYTQPGNLYRLMDAQQKKDLIANIVNSMSGIEGPKKDMIINRQLCHWFRADINLGMAVAKGLELDLAETMKQMPQGV from the coding sequence ATGGAAACAAACAAAAAGAAACTAACTACAGCATCGGGCAGGCCTTATGTGGAAGATGAAAACTCAATGACAGCCGGTCCCCGCGGACCTATCCTGTTACAGGATTACATTCTACACGAAAAAATGGCGCACTTCAACCGCGAAAGGATTCCTGAGCGTGTAGTTCATGCCAAAGGTTCCGGGGCCTATGGTACTTTTACAGTTACACACGATATTTCAAAATACACCCGTGCTAAACTATTTAATACTATAGGAAAGCAAACCAAATTGTTTCTGCGTTTTTCGACCGTTGGTGGCGAAAAAGGTTCGGCCGATACCGAACGTGACCCACGTGGCTTTGCCATTAAGTTTTATACCGAAGACGGCAACTGGGACCTGGTAGGTAACAACACCCCGGTATTCTTCATAAAAGATCCTAAAAAATTCAGCGATTTTATTCATACCCAGAAACGCGATCCTTATACTAATTGCAAGAGCGCGACTATGGTTTGGGATTTTTGGTCGCTGAATCCGGAAAGCTTACACCAGGTAACTATTTTGATGAGTGATCGTGGAACTCCTTATGGATACCGTCATATGGATGGGTTCGGCAGTCACACCTTCTCGTTCATCAACGCCCAAAATGAAAGATTTTGGGTTAAGTTTCACTTTAAAACGCAGCAGGGCATTAAAAACTTTACCGATGCCGAGGCTGGTGAAATGCGCGGAAAAAATCCTGATTTTGCACAGCATGATCTATTAACAGCTATCGATAATGGCGACTTCCCTAAATGGACGCTCAAAATACAGGTGATGCCCGAAGCGGATGCTAAAACTTACCATATTAATCCGTTTGATTTAACCAAAGTATGGCCACACGCAGATTATCCTTTGATTGACGTGGGCGTATTGGAATTAAACGAAAACCCGGATAACTATTTTGCCCATGTGGAACAGGCTGCGTTTGCACCGGCGCACGTTATCGATGGCGTAGGCTACTCGCCGGATAAAATGCTGCAGGGGCGGATCCTTTCATACCCTGACGCTCATCGTTATCGCTTAGGTGGTAATTATGAACAGATTCCGGTTAACAAATGTCCTTACCTGGTAAGCAATTACCAGCGCGACGGCCAGATAGCGGTTAACGGTAATGGTGGATCAAATCCTAACTATTTCCCTAATAGTTTTGACGATATCGAAATAGATCAAAGCTATAAAGAGCCAGCCTGGGATTTTGGCAGCCCGGTTGGCGACTGGTATGACCGTAATGCGGAAGGCGAAAACGATCATTATACCCAGCCAGGCAATCTTTATCGCCTGATGGATGCTCAACAGAAAAAAGATCTGATCGCCAACATCGTAAACTCAATGAGTGGTATTGAAGGGCCTAAAAAAGATATGATCATCAACCGCCAGCTTTGCCACTGGTTTAGGGCTGATATCAATTTAGGTATGGCCGTTGCCAAAGGCCTGGAGCTTGACCTGGCCGAAACGATGAAGCAAATGCCTCAAGGTGTTTAA
- a CDS encoding superoxide dismutase — MAFTLPALSYATDALEPHIDKLTMEIHHGKHHQAYVTNLNKALEGKPEADSNIDDIIKNISKFPAAVRNNGGGHYNHTLFWTLLSPNGGGEPTGALADAIKSTFGSFADFKTKVSEAGATRFGSGWAWLIVTADKKLAVTSTPNQDNPLMDIAEVKGTPILGIDVWEHAYYLKYQNRRPDYLAAIWNVINWNHVAELYAKATA; from the coding sequence ATGGCATTTACACTACCGGCGTTATCCTACGCTACTGATGCTTTGGAACCGCACATTGATAAACTGACCATGGAAATTCACCATGGAAAACATCACCAGGCTTATGTTACCAACTTAAACAAAGCTTTGGAAGGTAAACCGGAAGCCGATAGCAATATCGACGATATCATCAAAAATATCTCTAAATTCCCTGCTGCCGTACGTAACAATGGCGGTGGTCATTACAACCACACTTTGTTCTGGACTTTGTTATCACCAAACGGTGGTGGCGAGCCTACTGGTGCTTTAGCCGATGCTATTAAAAGCACTTTCGGTTCATTTGCCGATTTCAAAACCAAAGTATCTGAAGCTGGTGCAACCCGTTTCGGTTCTGGCTGGGCCTGGTTAATTGTTACTGCTGATAAAAAATTAGCTGTAACTTCAACTCCTAACCAGGATAACCCATTAATGGATATCGCTGAGGTTAAAGGTACCCCAATCTTAGGTATCGACGTTTGGGAGCACGCTTATTATCTGAAATATCAAAACCGTCGTCCGGATTACTTAGCAGCTATCTGGAACGTAATTAACTGGAACCACGTTGCTGAGCTTTACGCAAAAGCAACTGCTTAA
- a CDS encoding tRNA-binding protein: protein METITWHDFEKVELRVGTVLEAIDFPEARKPAFKVRVDFGEFGIRWSSAQITKHYTKEELVGRQIVGVTNFPKKQIANFMSEFLVTGFADENGDIVLTAVEKPVPNGSKLI, encoded by the coding sequence ATGGAAACCATCACCTGGCATGATTTTGAAAAAGTAGAACTCCGCGTAGGCACTGTATTGGAGGCAATTGATTTCCCTGAGGCTCGAAAACCGGCCTTTAAGGTAAGGGTTGATTTTGGCGAGTTCGGCATCCGGTGGTCGAGCGCGCAGATCACCAAACATTACACCAAAGAGGAACTTGTTGGCAGGCAGATAGTAGGTGTAACAAACTTTCCTAAAAAACAGATCGCCAATTTTATGTCGGAGTTTTTGGTTACCGGCTTTGCCGACGAAAACGGTGATATCGTATTAACCGCTGTTGAAAAACCTGTGCCAAATGGCAGCAAACTTATTTAA
- a CDS encoding type II toxin-antitoxin system PemK/MazF family toxin — MKISQRDIVEIAFYTGNKPEVHPAVVVSVDDIFEAEGFFYAVLLSTKNIFPDFTFEVKPNMINKPRNERVGYAICHMIQQFYQEDVISRTGASLKKEIFEQVVAKIQQVVFG, encoded by the coding sequence ATGAAGATTAGTCAGCGCGATATTGTTGAAATTGCTTTTTATACAGGTAATAAACCAGAGGTACATCCTGCCGTGGTAGTTTCGGTCGATGATATTTTCGAAGCTGAAGGCTTCTTTTATGCTGTGTTATTATCTACCAAAAATATATTTCCTGATTTTACATTTGAAGTAAAGCCCAATATGATCAATAAACCCCGTAACGAAAGGGTTGGCTATGCAATTTGTCACATGATTCAACAATTTTATCAGGAGGATGTAATAAGCAGAACCGGCGCATCTTTAAAAAAAGAAATATTTGAGCAGGTTGTGGCAAAGATTCAACAGGTAGTTTTCGGATAA
- a CDS encoding ferredoxin--NADP reductase: MTEDILKLKVERVKWETSDTATFYLSSTKGEAIPYTAGQFITLIFNHRQQEIRRSYSLSSSPDEAYLTITVKRITNGEISRFMLTKIKEGDELTALAPAGRFTITNYQQQKDIFLFAGGSGITPVFSQLKYILGREGKSRLVLIYSNQNAASILFRDELDQLAAAHPQRLTIIHLLSSEANRLNTDKVEKLVKQHLRFSLADAEFYLCGPFAYMRMIRFDLVYMGIDQAKIRRENFVLETVAVKSGITSFPPQNIKIKYRGELHDIMVGENQSILQAALQNNIPLPYSCRGGVCSTCMVKCTGGKVEMVKNDVLTDADLAQGWILTCTGHPLDGGVVVEV, from the coding sequence ATGACGGAAGATATTTTAAAACTTAAAGTTGAACGCGTAAAATGGGAAACTTCTGATACTGCTACATTTTATTTAAGCAGTACAAAAGGTGAGGCTATCCCGTACACAGCAGGTCAGTTTATCACTCTGATATTTAACCATAGGCAGCAAGAGATCAGGCGCTCGTATTCATTGAGCTCATCGCCTGATGAGGCTTACCTGACAATAACTGTAAAGCGCATTACCAATGGAGAAATCTCCAGGTTTATGCTTACTAAAATAAAAGAAGGGGATGAGCTGACAGCCCTTGCGCCGGCGGGGCGCTTTACCATCACCAATTACCAACAACAAAAAGATATATTTTTATTTGCAGGAGGCAGTGGTATCACACCGGTTTTTTCTCAGCTGAAATATATCCTTGGCCGGGAAGGTAAAAGCAGGTTGGTACTGATCTACAGTAACCAAAATGCTGCTTCTATTTTATTTAGAGATGAGCTTGATCAACTGGCGGCAGCCCATCCTCAAAGGCTTACTATTATTCATTTGCTAAGCAGCGAAGCTAACCGACTTAATACCGATAAGGTGGAAAAGCTGGTTAAGCAACACCTTCGTTTTAGTTTAGCTGATGCCGAATTTTACCTGTGCGGGCCGTTTGCGTATATGCGCATGATCCGCTTTGATCTGGTGTATATGGGGATTGATCAGGCCAAAATCCGCCGGGAAAATTTCGTGCTTGAAACAGTGGCTGTAAAAAGCGGTATCACCAGCTTCCCGCCACAAAACATTAAAATAAAATACCGGGGCGAACTGCATGATATTATGGTGGGTGAAAACCAATCCATATTGCAGGCTGCACTGCAAAACAACATTCCATTACCTTATAGTTGCCGGGGTGGGGTATGTTCAACCTGTATGGTCAAATGCACCGGCGGTAAAGTAGAGATGGTGAAGAATGATGTGCTTACTGATGCCGATCTTGCGCAAGGATGGATCCTTACCTGCACCGGGCATCCGTTGGATGGTGGGGTAGTGGTGGAGGTTTAA